A region of Rattus rattus isolate New Zealand chromosome 7, Rrattus_CSIRO_v1, whole genome shotgun sequence DNA encodes the following proteins:
- the Mlh3 gene encoding DNA mismatch repair protein Mlh3 isoform X3 produces the protein MIRCLSDEVQAKLRSGLALSSLGQCVEELTLNSIDAEATCVAIRVNMETFQVQVIDNGLGMAGDDVEKVGNRYFTSKCHSVRDLENPTFYGFRGEALASIADMASAVEISSKKSTTLKTFVKMFQNGKALAAREADLTRPSVGTTVTVYNLFYQFPVRRKSMDPRLEFEKVRQRVEALSLMHPSISFSLRNDVSGSMILQLPKTKDICSRFYQIYGLGKSQKLREIHYKYKEFEFNGYISSEAHYNKNMQFLFVNRRLVLRTKLHKLIDFLLRKESIICRPKNGSASRQMNSSPRHRSASELHGIYVINVQCQFCEYDVCIEPAKTLIEFQNWDTALICVQEGIKKFLKQEKLFVELSSEDIKEFNEDNGFSLIGTTLQTQSTHEKCDQSSFQEACNNILDSYEMFNLQSKAVKRIATLENRTTQNSGDSGAIRKKTEDSYTYESDDLGHRKTVESALYNSDSAYLGSRMSEEDIAKTSHAGENEKWKKSLLENRTSERPHETSPKMFSGPIQTHHPLEESEADLEIETKSSTVNVMAANIPPNSEIQSQLEQLEDAPEVGCQPLPFETTLLRAQGTRKKAERKKEPSGHGRVNVFSYGQVKLCSTGFITHVVQREPAKSPETEQSFKNYARPGPVSAQEAFGNRTHHASETPDSSGLTSTLSKESTQPPHKRFCRTSTAYGTENKPVATDDNLALFQRSRKESHTDCFLPDTSSFPWCRNVSGGCEKIGKMGSFKHVVRRKLSLRSQIGSLEKFKRQYGKVSNSLAAEEDNDTDVRTHLEPHNEPDVLLKDKSLADMSDGGEITPSEHSDGCQPLRPILYPETLSKEDRLEQRPGLRESPITLAELLHCNRKPSEVKKSTEALASKLSRLKDSEKEMQTMEMAGPVSERPDSDPSWKDNSQCARLDLHFCELFKNKLEKTESGVLPMPDSAPEDDSINKNSVLCSNSVTDDREKPETSLLLPCSDSKISKDSHVLIRASEQQSRSPDSASREVARQVEDSAGSQRGVCSQSHGFKARSCSDNEESSTHSMDWQQHFDVTLGRTVYINRMTGLSTFVAPTDDIQTPCTKDLTTVAVDVLLGNGVQYRCHPFRSDLVLPFLPRAQEERTRRRHNRDAVDAAAVSEPLQSLFSEWSNPVFARYPEVAVDVSSGQAGSLAVKIHNVLYPYRFTKEMIHSVQVLQQVDNKFIACLMSSRTDGSGQAVHVDTS, from the exons ATGATCAGGTGTCTGTCAGATGAAGTACAAGCCAAGTTGCGTTCTGGTTTAGCCCTAAGCTCCTTAGGCCAGTGTGTTGAGGAACTTACCCTTAACAGTATTGATGCTGAGGCAACATGTGTGGCCATCAGAGTGAATATGGAAACCTTCCAAGTTCAAGTGATAGACAACGGACTTGGGATGGCGGGGGATGACGTGGAGAAGGTGGGGAACCGGTATTTTACTAGTAAATGCCACTCAGTACGGGACCTGGAGAACCCAACGTTTTACGGTTTCCGAGGAGAGGCCTTGGCAAGTATAGCTGACATGGCTAGTGCTGTGGAAATTTCATCCAAGAAAAGCACAACATTGAAGACCTTTGTGAAGATGTTTCAGAACGGAAAAGCCCTCGCCGCCCGTGAGGCGGACTTGACCAGACCGAGCGTGGGGACTACAGTGACGGTCTATAACCTGTTTTACCAGTTTCCTGTACGGAGGAAAAGCATGGACCCTAGACTAGAGTTTGAGAAGGTTAGGCAGAGGGTGGAAGCCCTCTCACTTATGCacccctccatttctttctctttgaggaATGACGTTTCTGGTTCCATGATTCTTCAGCTCCCTAAAACCAAAGACATATGTTCTCGGTTTTATCAAATTTATGGATTGGGCAAGTCCCAAAAGTTAAGAGAAATACATTATAAGTATAAGGAATTTGAGTTTAATGGCTACATCAGCTCTGAAGCACACTACAATAAGAATATGCAGTTTTTGTTTGTGAACAGAAGACTAGTTTTAAGAACAAAGTTGCATAAACTTATTGACTTTTTATTAAGGAAAGAAAGTATTATATGCAGGCCAAAGAATGGCTCTGCCAGTAGGCAAATGAATTCAAGTCCTCGACACCGTTCTGCCTCAGAACTCCATGGGATATATGTAATCAACGTGCAGTGCCAGTTCTGTGAGTACGATGTGTGCATAGAGCCAGCCAAAACTCTGATTGAGTTCCAGAACTGGGATACCGCGTTGATTTGTGTTCAGGAGGgaataaaaaagtttttaaagcaagaaaaattATTTGTAGAATTATCAAGTGAAGATATTAAGGAATTTAATGAAGATAATGGTTTTAGTTTGATTGGTACAACACTTCAGACACAGTCTACTCATGAGAAGTGTGACCAGAGCAGTTTCCAGGAAGCATGTAATAATATTTTGGATTCCTATGAAATGTTTAATTTGCAGTCAAAAGCTGTGAAAAGAATAGCTACTTTAGAAAATAGAACCACACAAAATTCTGGCGATTCAGGAGCTATCAGAAAAAAGACAGAGGACTCATACACTTATGAATCAGATGACCTGGGCCATAGAAAAACGGTAGAGTCTGCGTTATACAACAGCGACAGTGCTTACTTAGGATCAAGGATGTCAGAAGAAGACATAGCCAAAACATCACACGctggagaaaatgagaaatggaaaaaatCTTTGTTGGAAAATAGGACTTCAGAAAGGCCACATGAAACCAGTCCAAAAATGTTTTCAGGCCCCATTCAAACTCATCATCCCCTTGAGGAGAGTGAGGCAGATCTAGAAATAGAGACGAAAAGTAGTACTGTTAATGTCATGGCTGCCAACATTCCTCCAAATAGTGAAATCCAGAGTCAACTGGAGCAACTTGAAGACGCTCCTGAAGTGGGGTGCCAACCTCTGCCCTTTGAGACAACATTATTAAGAGCACAGGGTACTCGGAAGAAGGCGGAGAGAAAAAAGGAGCCCAGTGGCCATGGAAGAGTGAATGTTTTTAGTTATGGACAGGTTAAATTGTGCTCCACTGGCTTTATCACTCATGTGGTACAACGTGAACCCGCCAAGTCACCTGAAACAGAACAGTCGTTTAAAAATTATGCTCGGCCTGGTCCTGTAAGTGCCCAGGAAGCATTTGGAAACAGAACACACCATGCAAGTGAGACTCCAGACAGCAGCGGTTTAACGAGCACTTTAAGTAAAGAATCCACTCAGCCGCCCCACAAAAGATTCTGCAGAACAAGTACAGCTTATGGGACAGAGAACAAACCTGTAGCAACAGATGACAACTTGGCCCTTTTTCAGAGAAGCCGTAAAGAATCACACACAGATTGCTTTTTGCCTGATACATCCTCCTTTCCGTGGTGTAGAAACGTTTCCGGTGGTTGTGAGAAAATAGGTAAAATGGGTTCCTTCAAACACGTAGTCCGTAGGAAGCTAAGCTTGCGTTCACAAATAGGGTCTTTAGAGAAGTTTAAGAGGCAGTATGGGAAGGTTAGCAATTCCCTAGCTGCAGAAGAGGACAATGACACTGACGTCAGGACCCATCTTGAGCCTCACAATGAACCCGATGTTCTTCTGAAAGATAAGAGCCTCGCAGATATGTCTGATGGTGGTGAGATCACTCCATCAGAGCACAGTGATGGATGTCAACCATTACGTCCCATCCTGTACCCAGAGACACTTTCCAAAGAAGATCGCTTAGAACAGAGGCCTGGTTTGAGAGAAAGTCCTATCACTCTGGCGGAATTGCTCCACTGTAACAGAAAACCTTCTGAGGTTAAGAAGTCCACTGAAGCCCTGGCTTCTAAATTATCCAGACTCAAGGATTCTGAAAAAGAGATGCAAACCATGGAGATGGCAGGTCCTGTTAGTGAACGTCCAGACTCAGATCCCAGTTGGAAAGACAATAGCCAGTGCGCTAGGCTGGACTTACATTtttgtgaattatttaaaaataaacttgaaaaaacAGAGAGTGGAGTGCTTCCAATGCCAGATTCTGCCCCAGAGGATGATTCCATCAATAAAAACAGCGTGCTGTGTTCTAACAGTGTAACAGATGACAGGGAGAAACCAGAAACTTCCTTGCTGTTACCCTGTAGTGATTCTAAAATCAGCAAAGATTCCCATGTTCTTATCAGAGCCTCAGAGCAACAGAGCAGAAGCCCTGACTCTGCCAGCAGGGAGGTAGCGCGTCAGGTAGAAGATAGCGCCGGCAGCCAACGTGGAGTCTGTTCCCAGAGCCACGGATTTAAAGCAAGATCTTGTTCTGACAATGAAGAATCAAGTACGCACAGTATGGACTGGCAGCAGCATTTCGACGTAACCCTGGGAAGAACGGTCTACATCAACAGAATGACAGGGCTTAGCACGTTTGTTGCTCCTACTGATGACATTCAGACTCCTTGTACTAAAGATCTGACAACCGTGGCTGTGGATGTCCTACTTGGGAATG GGGTCCAGTACAGGTGTCATCCTTTTAGAAGCGACcttgttcttcctttcctcccaagaGCTCAGGAAGAGAGGACCAGGCGGAGACACAACAGAG ATGCTGTGGATGCTGCTGCTGTCAGTGAACCACTTCAGTCTTTGTTTTCAGAATGGAGCAATCCAGTGTTTGCCCGATACCCAGAG GTTGCTGTTGACGTCAGCAGTGGCCAGGCTGGGAGCTTAGCCGTTAAGATTCACAATGTTCTATATCCCTATCGCTTCACCAAAGAGATGATCCACTCAGTGCAG GTTCTCCAGCAAGTGGATAACAAGTTTATCGCCTGCTTAATGAGCTCGAGGACGGACGGGAGTGGCCAAGCAG TACATGTAGATACCAGCTGA
- the Mlh3 gene encoding DNA mismatch repair protein Mlh3 isoform X4 yields MIRCLSDEVQAKLRSGLALSSLGQCVEELTLNSIDAEATCVAIRVNMETFQVQVIDNGLGMAGDDVEKVGNRYFTSKCHSVRDLENPTFYGFRGEALASIADMASAVEISSKKSTTLKTFVKMFQNGKALAAREADLTRPSVGTTVTVYNLFYQFPVRRKSMDPRLEFEKVRQRVEALSLMHPSISFSLRNDVSGSMILQLPKTKDICSRFYQIYGLGKSQKLREIHYKYKEFEFNGYISSEAHYNKNMQFLFVNRRLVLRTKLHKLIDFLLRKESIICRPKNGSASRQMNSSPRHRSASELHGIYVINVQCQFCEYDVCIEPAKTLIEFQNWDTALICVQEGIKKFLKQEKLFVELSSEDIKEFNEDNGFSLIGTTLQTQSTHEKCDQSSFQEACNNILDSYEMFNLQSKAVKRIATLENRTTQNSGDSGAIRKKTEDSYTYESDDLGHRKTVESALYNSDSAYLGSRMSEEDIAKTSHAGENEKWKKSLLENRTSERPHETSPKMFSGPIQTHHPLEESEADLEIETKSSTVNVMAANIPPNSEIQSQLEQLEDAPEVGCQPLPFETTLLRAQGTRKKAERKKEPSGHGRVNVFSYGQVKLCSTGFITHVVQREPAKSPETEQSFKNYARPGPVSAQEAFGNRTHHASETPDSSGLTSTLSKESTQPPHKRFCRTSTAYGTENKPVATDDNLALFQRSRKESHTDCFLPDTSSFPWCRNVSGGCEKIGKMGSFKHVVRRKLSLRSQIGSLEKFKRQYGKVSNSLAAEEDNDTDVRTHLEPHNEPDVLLKDKSLADMSDGGEITPSEHSDGCQPLRPILYPETLSKEDRLEQRPGLRESPITLAELLHCNRKPSEVKKSTEALASKLSRLKDSEKEMQTMEMAGPVSERPDSDPSWKDNSQCARLDLHFCELFKNKLEKTESGVLPMPDSAPEDDSINKNSVLCSNSVTDDREKPETSLLLPCSDSKISKDSHVLIRASEQQSRSPDSASREVARQVEDSAGSQRGVCSQSHGFKARSCSDNEESSTHSMDWQQHFDVTLGRTVYINRMTGLSTFVAPTDDIQTPCTKDLTTVAVDVLLGNGVQYRCHPFRSDLVLPFLPRAQEERTRRRHNRDAVDAAAVSEPLQSLFSEWSNPVFARYPEVAVDVSSGQAGSLAVKIHNVLYPYRFTKEMIHSVQVLQQVDNKFIACLMSSRTDGSGQAEETWH; encoded by the exons ATGATCAGGTGTCTGTCAGATGAAGTACAAGCCAAGTTGCGTTCTGGTTTAGCCCTAAGCTCCTTAGGCCAGTGTGTTGAGGAACTTACCCTTAACAGTATTGATGCTGAGGCAACATGTGTGGCCATCAGAGTGAATATGGAAACCTTCCAAGTTCAAGTGATAGACAACGGACTTGGGATGGCGGGGGATGACGTGGAGAAGGTGGGGAACCGGTATTTTACTAGTAAATGCCACTCAGTACGGGACCTGGAGAACCCAACGTTTTACGGTTTCCGAGGAGAGGCCTTGGCAAGTATAGCTGACATGGCTAGTGCTGTGGAAATTTCATCCAAGAAAAGCACAACATTGAAGACCTTTGTGAAGATGTTTCAGAACGGAAAAGCCCTCGCCGCCCGTGAGGCGGACTTGACCAGACCGAGCGTGGGGACTACAGTGACGGTCTATAACCTGTTTTACCAGTTTCCTGTACGGAGGAAAAGCATGGACCCTAGACTAGAGTTTGAGAAGGTTAGGCAGAGGGTGGAAGCCCTCTCACTTATGCacccctccatttctttctctttgaggaATGACGTTTCTGGTTCCATGATTCTTCAGCTCCCTAAAACCAAAGACATATGTTCTCGGTTTTATCAAATTTATGGATTGGGCAAGTCCCAAAAGTTAAGAGAAATACATTATAAGTATAAGGAATTTGAGTTTAATGGCTACATCAGCTCTGAAGCACACTACAATAAGAATATGCAGTTTTTGTTTGTGAACAGAAGACTAGTTTTAAGAACAAAGTTGCATAAACTTATTGACTTTTTATTAAGGAAAGAAAGTATTATATGCAGGCCAAAGAATGGCTCTGCCAGTAGGCAAATGAATTCAAGTCCTCGACACCGTTCTGCCTCAGAACTCCATGGGATATATGTAATCAACGTGCAGTGCCAGTTCTGTGAGTACGATGTGTGCATAGAGCCAGCCAAAACTCTGATTGAGTTCCAGAACTGGGATACCGCGTTGATTTGTGTTCAGGAGGgaataaaaaagtttttaaagcaagaaaaattATTTGTAGAATTATCAAGTGAAGATATTAAGGAATTTAATGAAGATAATGGTTTTAGTTTGATTGGTACAACACTTCAGACACAGTCTACTCATGAGAAGTGTGACCAGAGCAGTTTCCAGGAAGCATGTAATAATATTTTGGATTCCTATGAAATGTTTAATTTGCAGTCAAAAGCTGTGAAAAGAATAGCTACTTTAGAAAATAGAACCACACAAAATTCTGGCGATTCAGGAGCTATCAGAAAAAAGACAGAGGACTCATACACTTATGAATCAGATGACCTGGGCCATAGAAAAACGGTAGAGTCTGCGTTATACAACAGCGACAGTGCTTACTTAGGATCAAGGATGTCAGAAGAAGACATAGCCAAAACATCACACGctggagaaaatgagaaatggaaaaaatCTTTGTTGGAAAATAGGACTTCAGAAAGGCCACATGAAACCAGTCCAAAAATGTTTTCAGGCCCCATTCAAACTCATCATCCCCTTGAGGAGAGTGAGGCAGATCTAGAAATAGAGACGAAAAGTAGTACTGTTAATGTCATGGCTGCCAACATTCCTCCAAATAGTGAAATCCAGAGTCAACTGGAGCAACTTGAAGACGCTCCTGAAGTGGGGTGCCAACCTCTGCCCTTTGAGACAACATTATTAAGAGCACAGGGTACTCGGAAGAAGGCGGAGAGAAAAAAGGAGCCCAGTGGCCATGGAAGAGTGAATGTTTTTAGTTATGGACAGGTTAAATTGTGCTCCACTGGCTTTATCACTCATGTGGTACAACGTGAACCCGCCAAGTCACCTGAAACAGAACAGTCGTTTAAAAATTATGCTCGGCCTGGTCCTGTAAGTGCCCAGGAAGCATTTGGAAACAGAACACACCATGCAAGTGAGACTCCAGACAGCAGCGGTTTAACGAGCACTTTAAGTAAAGAATCCACTCAGCCGCCCCACAAAAGATTCTGCAGAACAAGTACAGCTTATGGGACAGAGAACAAACCTGTAGCAACAGATGACAACTTGGCCCTTTTTCAGAGAAGCCGTAAAGAATCACACACAGATTGCTTTTTGCCTGATACATCCTCCTTTCCGTGGTGTAGAAACGTTTCCGGTGGTTGTGAGAAAATAGGTAAAATGGGTTCCTTCAAACACGTAGTCCGTAGGAAGCTAAGCTTGCGTTCACAAATAGGGTCTTTAGAGAAGTTTAAGAGGCAGTATGGGAAGGTTAGCAATTCCCTAGCTGCAGAAGAGGACAATGACACTGACGTCAGGACCCATCTTGAGCCTCACAATGAACCCGATGTTCTTCTGAAAGATAAGAGCCTCGCAGATATGTCTGATGGTGGTGAGATCACTCCATCAGAGCACAGTGATGGATGTCAACCATTACGTCCCATCCTGTACCCAGAGACACTTTCCAAAGAAGATCGCTTAGAACAGAGGCCTGGTTTGAGAGAAAGTCCTATCACTCTGGCGGAATTGCTCCACTGTAACAGAAAACCTTCTGAGGTTAAGAAGTCCACTGAAGCCCTGGCTTCTAAATTATCCAGACTCAAGGATTCTGAAAAAGAGATGCAAACCATGGAGATGGCAGGTCCTGTTAGTGAACGTCCAGACTCAGATCCCAGTTGGAAAGACAATAGCCAGTGCGCTAGGCTGGACTTACATTtttgtgaattatttaaaaataaacttgaaaaaacAGAGAGTGGAGTGCTTCCAATGCCAGATTCTGCCCCAGAGGATGATTCCATCAATAAAAACAGCGTGCTGTGTTCTAACAGTGTAACAGATGACAGGGAGAAACCAGAAACTTCCTTGCTGTTACCCTGTAGTGATTCTAAAATCAGCAAAGATTCCCATGTTCTTATCAGAGCCTCAGAGCAACAGAGCAGAAGCCCTGACTCTGCCAGCAGGGAGGTAGCGCGTCAGGTAGAAGATAGCGCCGGCAGCCAACGTGGAGTCTGTTCCCAGAGCCACGGATTTAAAGCAAGATCTTGTTCTGACAATGAAGAATCAAGTACGCACAGTATGGACTGGCAGCAGCATTTCGACGTAACCCTGGGAAGAACGGTCTACATCAACAGAATGACAGGGCTTAGCACGTTTGTTGCTCCTACTGATGACATTCAGACTCCTTGTACTAAAGATCTGACAACCGTGGCTGTGGATGTCCTACTTGGGAATG GGGTCCAGTACAGGTGTCATCCTTTTAGAAGCGACcttgttcttcctttcctcccaagaGCTCAGGAAGAGAGGACCAGGCGGAGACACAACAGAG ATGCTGTGGATGCTGCTGCTGTCAGTGAACCACTTCAGTCTTTGTTTTCAGAATGGAGCAATCCAGTGTTTGCCCGATACCCAGAG GTTGCTGTTGACGTCAGCAGTGGCCAGGCTGGGAGCTTAGCCGTTAAGATTCACAATGTTCTATATCCCTATCGCTTCACCAAAGAGATGATCCACTCAGTGCAG GTTCTCCAGCAAGTGGATAACAAGTTTATCGCCTGCTTAATGAGCTCGAGGACGGACGGGAGTGGCCAAGCAG AGGAGACTTGGCACTGA
- the Acyp1 gene encoding acylphosphatase-1 isoform X2 gives MAEGDTLVSVDYEIFGKVQGVFFRKYTQAESKKLGLVGWVQNTNRGTVQGQLQGPVSKVRFMQEWLEKRGSPKSHIDRANFNNEKIISNLDYSDFQIIK, from the exons ATGGCAGAAGGGGACACCTTGGTCTCAGTGGATTACGAAATTTTTGGAAAGGTTCAAGGGGTGTTTTTCCGCAAGTACACTCAG gCTGAGAGCAAAAAGCTAGGTTTGGTGGGCTGGGTTCAGAACACCAACAGGGGCACGGTGCAAGGACAACTGCAAGGCCCCGTCTCCAAGGTCCGCTTTATGCAGGAGTGgctggagaaaagaggaagtccCAAATCTCACATCGACCGAGCAAACTTCAACAATGAGAAAATCATCTCAAACTTGGATTATTCAGACttccaaattataaaataa